One Lentisphaerota bacterium genomic window, GCCCGGGTGGCACTTGGTGCCGCATTGCCGGATCAGAATCGCGCCCGCGCGAACCACCTGTCCGTCATATCGCTTCACGCCCCTGCGTCTGCCCGCGCTGTCGCGGCCGTTTCGTGCGGAACTGGATACTGCCATTGGATACTCTCC contains:
- a CDS encoding 50S ribosomal protein L27; translation: MAVSSSARNGRDSAGRRRGVKRYDGQVVRAGAILIRQCGTKCHPGKNVGMGRDFTLFSLVDGAVKFTKDGRVLTVIAAPAADA